One genomic region from Entelurus aequoreus isolate RoL-2023_Sb linkage group LG14, RoL_Eaeq_v1.1, whole genome shotgun sequence encodes:
- the LOC133665212 gene encoding trace amine-associated receptor 13c-like — translation MMETEDQSELCFPQLSNISCKKPVSHWSGDILLTVLLSVICVFTVFLNLLVIISISYFRQLHTPTKLLLLSLAVSDFLVGLLVMPGEVYLRTSCWALGDVLCSLWNYMVYMVTFASVVHMVLISADRYVAICDPLHYNTRVTVGRVQFCVCLCWFSSFPYYGILLKEQLAHPGMYKSCHGECVIGFEYAAGVVDVVVSFILPLSVIIILYMRVFMVAVSQARAMRSHVTSIKHHHSVTVRAKKSELKAARTLGVVILVFIMCLCPYYIFTQASDNKIISLLAHYAVYLFDFNSCLNPLIYTLFYTWFRKAARCVVTLRILKSGSRGDNIL, via the exons ATGATGGAGACGGAGGACCAATCAGAGCTCTGCTTTCCACAACTAAGCAACATCTCCTGCAAGAAGCCCGTGTCTCATTGGTCTGGTGATATACTTTTGACAGTTCTGCTGTCCGTTATCTGTGTCTTCACTGTGTTTCTCAACCTGCTGGTTATCATCTCAATCTCCTACTTCAG GCAGCTCCACACTCCCACCAAactcctcctcctctctctcgCTGTCTCAGACTTTCTGGTGGGCCTCCTGGTGATGCCAGGTGAGGTCTACCTGAGAACATCCTGCTGGGCTCTGGGCGATGTTCTCTGTTCTCTTTGGAACTACATGGTCTACATGGTGACGTTTGCCTCAGTGGTACACATGGTGCTGATATCAGCTGATCGTTATGTGGCCATTTGTGATCCTCTGCATTACAACACCAGGGTCACTGTGGGAAGAGTTCAATTCTGTGTTTGTCTCTGTTGGTTCTCCTCCTTCCCCTACTATGGCATCCTTTTGAAGGAACAGCTGGCTCACCCCGGCATGTATAAGTCATGCCACGGAGAGTGTGTCATTGGTTTTGAATATGCCGCAGGTGTTGTTGACGTTGTTGTGAGCTTTATCCTCCCTCTCAGCGTCATCATCATTCTGTACATGAGAGTGTTTATGGTTGCAGTGTCTCAGGCGCGAGCCATGCGCTCTCATGTTACATCCATCAAACACCATCATTCAGTCACTGTTAGGGCAAAGAAATCGGAGTTGAAGGCCGCCAGGACTCTTGGTGTCGTCATCCTTGTCTTCATCATGTGTTTATGTCCATATTACATTTTTACTCAGGCAAGTGACAACAAAATAATATCTTTATTGGCTCATTATGCTGTTTACTTATTTGACTTCAACTCCTGCTTAAACCCGTTGATTTATACCTTGTTTTATACCTGGTTTAGAAAAGCAGCTCGATGTGTTGTCACGCTGCGCATACTGAAGTCTGGCTCCAGGGGAGACAACATACTTTAG